In Bos indicus x Bos taurus breed Angus x Brahman F1 hybrid chromosome 1, Bos_hybrid_MaternalHap_v2.0, whole genome shotgun sequence, a single window of DNA contains:
- the GPR15 gene encoding G-protein coupled receptor 15, which produces MDPVMDPEATTVYLEYLFVTSHNPDIEETHSHVPYTSVFLPVFYTAVFLIGVSGNLILMSALHFKRGSRRLIDIFIINLAASDFIFVITLPLWVDKEASLGLWRTGSFLCKGSSYVISVNMHCNVFLLTCMSVDRYLAIVCPAVSRKVRRRDCAYAVCASVWFVSCLLGLPTLLSRELTLIDGKPYCAEERATPVKLTWALVALIFTFFAPLVSIVSCYCCITRKLCVHYQQSGKHNKKLRKSIKIIFIVVAAFVLSWLPFNTFKLLAIVSGLQQELYLSSAFLQRGMEVCGPLAFANSCVNPFIYYIFDGYIRRAIVRCLCPCLKNYDFGSSTETSDLTKALSNFIHAEDFARKRKRSVSL; this is translated from the coding sequence ATGGACCCAGTGATGGACCCAGAAGCAACCACGGTTTATTTGGAATATCTCTTTGTTACAAGTCACAATCCTGATATTGAAGAGACCCACTCCCATGTTCCTTATACATCAGTCTTCCTTCCGGTCTTCTACACAGCTGTGTTCCTGATTGGAGTGTCTGGGAACCTCATTCTCATGAGTGCACTGCATTTCAAACGGGGCAGCCGAAGACTGATTGACATCTTTATAATCAACCTGGCTGCCTCTGACTTCATCTTCGTCATCACTTTGCCTCTCTGGGTGGATAAAGAAGCATCTCTGGGACTGTGGAGGACAGGCTCTTTCCTATGCAAAGGAAGCTCCTACGTCATCTCAGTCAACATGCACTGCAATGTCTTCTTGCTCACCTGTATGAGTGTGGACCGCTACCTGGCCATCGTGTGTCCAGCCGTATCCAGGAAAGTCAGGAGGAGAGACTGTGCCTATGCAGTCTGTGCCAGTGTCTGGTTTGTCTCCTGCCTCCTCGGGTTGCCTACCCTTCTGTCCAGGGAGCTTACCCTGATTGATGGTAAACCATACTGTGCAGAGGAGAGGGCCACTCCCGTCAAACTGACTTGGGCCCTGGTGgccttaatttttacattttttgcccCTTTGGTGAGCATTGTGTCCTGCTACTGTTGCATCACAAGGAAGCTGTGTGTCCATTACCAGCAGTCGGGAAAGCATAACAAAAAGCTGAGGAAATCCATAAAGATCATCTTTATCGTTGTGGCAGCCTTTGTTCTCTCCTGGCTGCCCTTCAATACTTTCAAACTCCTGGCTATTGTCTCTGGATTGCAGCAAGAACTCTACCTGTCCTCAGCTTTTCTCCAGCGGGGGATGGAGGTGTGCGGGCCCCTGGCATTTGCCAACAGCTGCGTCAACCCCTTCATTTACTATATCTTTGATGGCTACATCCGTCGGGCCATCGTGCGCTGCTTGTGCccctgcctgaagaactatgactTCGGGAGCAGCACTGAGACATCAGACCTCACGAAGGCTCTCTCCAACTTTATTCACGCAGAGGATTTTGCCAGAAAGAGGAAGAGGTCTGTGTCACTCTGA